In a single window of the Dryobates pubescens isolate bDryPub1 chromosome Z, bDryPub1.pri, whole genome shotgun sequence genome:
- the ISL1 gene encoding insulin gene enhancer protein ISL-1 isoform X1 produces MGDMGDPPKKKRLISLCVGCGNQIHDQYILRVSPDLEWHAACLKCAECNQYLDETCTCFVRDGKTYCKRDYIRLYGIKCAKCSIGFSKNDFVMRARAKVYHIECFRCVACSRQLIPGDEFALREDGLFCRADHDVVERASLSAGDPLSPLHPARPLQMAAEPISARQPALRPHVHKQPEKTTRVRTVLNEKQLHTLRTCYAANPRPDALMKEQLVEMTGLSPRVIRVWFQNKRCKDKKRSIMMKQLQQQQPNDKTNIQGMTGTPMVAASPERHDGGLQANPVEVQSYQPPWKVLSDFALQSDIDQPAFQQLVNFSEGGPGSNSTGSEVASMSSQLPDTPNSMVASPIEA; encoded by the exons ATGGGAGACATGGGAGACCCACCAAAAA aaaaacGCCTGATTTCCCTATGTGTTGGTTGCGGCAATCAGATTCACGATCAGTATATTCTGAGGGTCTCTCCGGATTTGGAATGGCATGCGGCATGTTTGAAGTGTGCAGAGTGTAATCAGTATTTGGACGAGACCTGTACGTGCTTTGTTAGGGATGGCAAAACCTACTGTAAAAGAGATTATATCAG GTTATACGGCATCAAGTGCGCCAAGTGCAGCATCGGCTTCAGCAAGAATGACTTCGTGATGCGCGCCCGCGCCAAGGTGTACCACATCGAGTGTTTCCGCTGCGTGGCCTGCAGCCGCCAGCTCATCCCCGGCGATGAATTCGCGCTGCGGGAAGACGGCCTCTTCTGCCGGGCGGACCACGACGTGGTAGAGCGGGCCAGCCTGAGCGCCGGGGACCCCCTTAGCCCCCTGCACCCCGCCCGGCCGCTGCAGATGGCAG CAGAACCTATCTCTGCCCGACAGCCAGCTCTGCGACCCCACGTCCACAAGCAGCCCGAGAAGACCACCCGAGTCCGGACTGTCCTTAATGAAAAACAGCTTCACACCTTGAGGACCTGCTACGCTGCCAACCCCAGACCTGACGCCCTCATGAAAGAGCAACTGGTAGAAATGACTGGCCTCAGCCCGAGGGTCATCAGGGTTTGGTTTCAAAACAAACGGTGCAAGGACAAAAAAAGAAGCATTATGATGAAGCAACTTCAGCAACAGCAGCCCAATGACAAAACT AATATCCAAGGGATGACAGGAACTCCGATGGTGGCTGCTAGTCCGGAGAGACATGACGGTGGTTTACAGGCGAACCCGGTGGAGGTGCAAAGTTACCAGCCGCCCTGGAAAGTACTGAGTGACTTCGCATTGCAGAGTGACATAGACCAACCTGCTTTTCAACAACTA gttAATTTTTCAGAAGGAGGACCCGGGTCCAATTCTACTGGAAGTGAAGTAGCATCAATGTCCTCTCAGCTGCCAGATACGCCCAACAGCATGGTAGCCAGTCCTATTGAGGCATGA
- the ISL1 gene encoding insulin gene enhancer protein ISL-1 isoform X2 has product MGDMGDPPKKKRLISLCVGCGNQIHDQYILRVSPDLEWHAACLKCAECNQYLDETCTCFVRDGKTYCKRDYIRLYGIKCAKCSIGFSKNDFVMRARAKVYHIECFRCVACSRQLIPGDEFALREDGLFCRADHDVVERASLSAGDPLSPLHPARPLQMAEPISARQPALRPHVHKQPEKTTRVRTVLNEKQLHTLRTCYAANPRPDALMKEQLVEMTGLSPRVIRVWFQNKRCKDKKRSIMMKQLQQQQPNDKTNIQGMTGTPMVAASPERHDGGLQANPVEVQSYQPPWKVLSDFALQSDIDQPAFQQLVNFSEGGPGSNSTGSEVASMSSQLPDTPNSMVASPIEA; this is encoded by the exons ATGGGAGACATGGGAGACCCACCAAAAA aaaaacGCCTGATTTCCCTATGTGTTGGTTGCGGCAATCAGATTCACGATCAGTATATTCTGAGGGTCTCTCCGGATTTGGAATGGCATGCGGCATGTTTGAAGTGTGCAGAGTGTAATCAGTATTTGGACGAGACCTGTACGTGCTTTGTTAGGGATGGCAAAACCTACTGTAAAAGAGATTATATCAG GTTATACGGCATCAAGTGCGCCAAGTGCAGCATCGGCTTCAGCAAGAATGACTTCGTGATGCGCGCCCGCGCCAAGGTGTACCACATCGAGTGTTTCCGCTGCGTGGCCTGCAGCCGCCAGCTCATCCCCGGCGATGAATTCGCGCTGCGGGAAGACGGCCTCTTCTGCCGGGCGGACCACGACGTGGTAGAGCGGGCCAGCCTGAGCGCCGGGGACCCCCTTAGCCCCCTGCACCCCGCCCGGCCGCTGCAGATGGCAG AACCTATCTCTGCCCGACAGCCAGCTCTGCGACCCCACGTCCACAAGCAGCCCGAGAAGACCACCCGAGTCCGGACTGTCCTTAATGAAAAACAGCTTCACACCTTGAGGACCTGCTACGCTGCCAACCCCAGACCTGACGCCCTCATGAAAGAGCAACTGGTAGAAATGACTGGCCTCAGCCCGAGGGTCATCAGGGTTTGGTTTCAAAACAAACGGTGCAAGGACAAAAAAAGAAGCATTATGATGAAGCAACTTCAGCAACAGCAGCCCAATGACAAAACT AATATCCAAGGGATGACAGGAACTCCGATGGTGGCTGCTAGTCCGGAGAGACATGACGGTGGTTTACAGGCGAACCCGGTGGAGGTGCAAAGTTACCAGCCGCCCTGGAAAGTACTGAGTGACTTCGCATTGCAGAGTGACATAGACCAACCTGCTTTTCAACAACTA gttAATTTTTCAGAAGGAGGACCCGGGTCCAATTCTACTGGAAGTGAAGTAGCATCAATGTCCTCTCAGCTGCCAGATACGCCCAACAGCATGGTAGCCAGTCCTATTGAGGCATGA
- the ISL1 gene encoding insulin gene enhancer protein ISL-1 isoform X3: MGDMGDPPKKKRLISLCVGCGNQIHDQYILRVSPDLEWHAACLKCAECNQYLDETCTCFVRDGKTYCKRDYIRLYGIKCAKCSIGFSKNDFVMRARAKVYHIECFRCVACSRQLIPGDEFALREDGLFCRADHDVVERASLSAGDPLSPLHPARPLQMAAEPISARQPALRPHVHKQPEKTTRVRTVLNEKQLHTLRTCYAANPRPDALMKEQLVEMTGLSPRVIRVWFQNKRCKDKKRSIMMKQLQQQQPNDKTNIQGMTGTPMVAASPERHDGGLQANPVEVQSYQPPWKVLSDFALQSDIDQPAFQQLA; the protein is encoded by the exons ATGGGAGACATGGGAGACCCACCAAAAA aaaaacGCCTGATTTCCCTATGTGTTGGTTGCGGCAATCAGATTCACGATCAGTATATTCTGAGGGTCTCTCCGGATTTGGAATGGCATGCGGCATGTTTGAAGTGTGCAGAGTGTAATCAGTATTTGGACGAGACCTGTACGTGCTTTGTTAGGGATGGCAAAACCTACTGTAAAAGAGATTATATCAG GTTATACGGCATCAAGTGCGCCAAGTGCAGCATCGGCTTCAGCAAGAATGACTTCGTGATGCGCGCCCGCGCCAAGGTGTACCACATCGAGTGTTTCCGCTGCGTGGCCTGCAGCCGCCAGCTCATCCCCGGCGATGAATTCGCGCTGCGGGAAGACGGCCTCTTCTGCCGGGCGGACCACGACGTGGTAGAGCGGGCCAGCCTGAGCGCCGGGGACCCCCTTAGCCCCCTGCACCCCGCCCGGCCGCTGCAGATGGCAG CAGAACCTATCTCTGCCCGACAGCCAGCTCTGCGACCCCACGTCCACAAGCAGCCCGAGAAGACCACCCGAGTCCGGACTGTCCTTAATGAAAAACAGCTTCACACCTTGAGGACCTGCTACGCTGCCAACCCCAGACCTGACGCCCTCATGAAAGAGCAACTGGTAGAAATGACTGGCCTCAGCCCGAGGGTCATCAGGGTTTGGTTTCAAAACAAACGGTGCAAGGACAAAAAAAGAAGCATTATGATGAAGCAACTTCAGCAACAGCAGCCCAATGACAAAACT AATATCCAAGGGATGACAGGAACTCCGATGGTGGCTGCTAGTCCGGAGAGACATGACGGTGGTTTACAGGCGAACCCGGTGGAGGTGCAAAGTTACCAGCCGCCCTGGAAAGTACTGAGTGACTTCGCATTGCAGAGTGACATAGACCAACCTGCTTTTCAACAACTA GCCTGA